The window CTGCTTGCCGTTTACAGTTCCACCGGCACTCTTGCTTATAAATACCAGGAAGGGAATACGATCTATTATATGGTCAAGCACCTGATCATTTTACTGCTTGGTTTTGTACTGATGTACCTGGCCCATAAGGTAAAATACACTTACTATTCCCGGATATTTCAAATTGCGCTATACATTGCCATTCCCCTGCTCATCGTTACTTTGTTTTTCGGTAAGGATGTAAACGAGGCAAAGAGAGCCCTGCCACTGCCTTTTGGCCTAACCTTCCAGGCTTCTGACCTTGCGAAGTTAACCCTGATCATTTACCTGGCCCGGATTTTAACCAAGAAACAGGAGGCTCTCCATAACTTCAAATCACTGCTTTTACCGGTCATGGTTCCTATTATTTTAGTTTGCGGCCTGATTCTCCCCTCAAATCTTTCAACCGCTGTCATGCTTTTCATTACAAGCTTGTTGTTGCTGTTTATTGGAAGGATACGCTGGCTAAACCTTTTACGCCTTGTTGGAATTGCAGCGGGAGCTTTTGCCCTCTTCATCTGCATAATGCTGCTTCTGCCAAAGGAGAAGCAGGGCAGACTGGAAACCTGGCAGCACAGGATTGAGACTTTTTCAGGCGGCGGCACGGAAGAAGACCAGGTCACTCAATCAAAAATTGCAGTGGCTTCCGGAGGAGTGATAGGTAAGATGCCCGGCAACAGCACCCAACGGAACTTCCTGTCACATCCCTATTCCGACTTTATTTTCGCTATTGTTCTGGAAGAATATGGTTTAATCGGAGGGTCCTTTGTAGTGCTTCTTTATATGATCCTTTTATTCAGAGCGGTAAGGATAGTGACCAAGATACCCCGCACATTCGGGGCCTTTCTGACAATCGGGGTAGCTTTTAGCCTGGTCTTCCAGGCCCTCATCAATATGGGTGTTGCGGTAGACCTCCTGCCCGTGACAGGCCAGCCTTTGCCACTGGTAAGCATGGGCGGCACCTCCATCTGGTTCACAAGTCTCTCTATCGGGATTATACTGAGTGTCAGCAAGGAGGTCAATAAAGGTGCAAAGGATGAAGAACCGGATGAAATCCAGGAGAATTATGCCACGGCCTGATCCACATATCATTATAAGCGGAGGTGGAACGGGAGGACATATTTTCCCGGCCCTGGCCATCGCCCGTGCATTGAAAAAGAAGCTTCCGCAGGCACAGATACTCTTTATTGGAGCAAAAGGCAAAATGGAGATGGAAAAGGTCCCTGCAGCCGGGTTTCCGATAAAAGGACTTTGGATAAGCGGGTTGAAAAGGGAATTATCTGCCGGTAACCTGATGTTTCCTTTGAAAGTAATGCACAGCCTGTTCAAAGCTGCCTGTATAATCCGTCGTTTCAAGGCTGATGTGGCTGTTGGGGTTGGGGGTTATGCCAGCGGCCCGGCACTCCGGGCTGCGGGAATGCTGGGCATTCCCACGCTTATCCAGGAACAAAATTCTTTTCCGGGTATCACAAACAAGTTGCTCGGTAAAAAAGCAGAAAAGATCTGTGTTGCTTATGAGGGAATGGAAAAATTCTTCCCTTCACATAAAATCATTATAACAGGAAATCCTGTAAGAAAAGAAATCATAGAAATCCAGGGCAAGAGAGGTGAGGCCGGATCCCACTTCAGCTTAAATGCAGAAAAAAAGACCGTTTTTGTTGTAGGAGGCAGTCAGGGTGCTTATTCCATCAATACCTGTATTGAAATGCTGCTCCCGATGCTAAAAGAAAACCGGGTCCAGTTACTCTGGCAAACCGGCCGTAATTTCGAACAAAGGGCTAAAGATGCCTGTCAAAAAATTGGTTATGTAAATGTGAAGGTGGTTGATTTTATTCAACGGATGGACCTGGCCTACGCCCTGGCCGATCTGGTCATATCACGTGCCGGCGCCATTGCCATTGCCGAACTGGCTGCTGTCAGCAAGCCTGTGATTTTTATCCCGTTGCCTACCGCGGCTGAGGACCACCAGATGAAAAATGCAAGGAGACTGGAAGCAAAAGAGGCCGCCATGGTCATTATAGACCAGGAAGCTAAAGAAAAGCTGCCAGCCCTTTTGCTGCAACTTCTCAGAGATGATGCACACCGGGAAAAACTGGAAAAACAGATTGGGACATTCGCCATAGCTGATGCAGATGATAAGATAGCAGATGAAATTATAGCGCTGATTAAAAAATGAAGTTTGATCTGGATCAAATACGGAAGGTATACTTCTTAGGCATAGGCGGAATCGGTATGAGCGCCCTTGCCAGGTATTTCCAGGCAAAAGGAATGGTTATTCAAGGTTATGATAAAACTCCATCGGCACTAACCGGTGAATTGACGAATGAAGGCATGATCATTCATTTTGAAGATGACCCTTCCAAGGTCCCGGGTGATATCGACCTGGTCATATATACCCCGGCCATTCCGCAGGGACTCGAAGAATATAGATTCCTGAAGGAGAGTGGAATTCCCATGTTTAAAAGATCTCAGGTCATGGGGAAAATTACGGAAGGAAAATTGACAGTGGCGGTCGCCGGCACCCATGGTAAAACATCAATCAGCTCCCTCATCGCCCATATCCTTAAAAGTGCGGATTACCAAATGACTGCTCTGATCGGCGGGATCAGTAATAACTACCAATCGAACTTCATTACCACAGGCAAGGAAGATATCATGGTCGTGGAAGCTGATGAGTATGACCGTTCTTTCCTGTATCTGCATCCTGATATTGCCGTCATTTCCGCGATGGATCCGGATCACCTGGATATATACGGGACAGCCGGTGAAATGAACAGGTCATTTAACGAATTTGCCCGGAATATCAAGCCCGATGGAAAACTGATCATCCGGAACGGACTGCAGTTAAGCCCGAATCAGACTACCACCAGGGTCGATTATGCCGCAGATGAGAGCTCAGATATTTCAGCCTTTAATCTAAGACCGGAAAAAGGCTTACAGCTTTTCGACATATTCATTGGCGGGCATCAATACCGTGATGTTCAGCTACAGGTCCCCGGAAAATATAATGTTGAAAATGCCCTGGCCGCAGTGGCGGTCTGCTTGAGCATCGGAGTGGATCCCGGCAAGATACTGGATGGCATCAGGACTTTTACCGGTGTCAGGCGTCGTTTTGACATCAGGATACAACAGCCCGGACGGGTTTATATAGATGATTATGCCCATCACCCACAGGAACTCGAAGCTTTTATCTCAGCCGTACGCATGCTTTATCCCGGCAAAAAGATCACCGGCCTGTTCCAGCCGCATCTTTTTTCCAGGACGAAAGATTTTGCTGCCGGTTTTGCACAAAGCCTTGATCTGCTGGATGAAACATGGCTGCTTGATATATATCCGGCAAGAGAACTTCCAGTACCCGGCGTGACTTCAGATCTTATCCTGGACCTGATGCATCAAAAAAATAAGAAATTGTTATCCAGGCCGGAAGTTTTGAAAATGCTCAAAGCTGAAAAACCTGAAGTATTCCTGACCATGGGTGCCGGCGATATCGATCTTCTGATTGAACCGATCATAAAAATTCTAATCTCATGAAAAAGTTCCTGCACATATCACTCATGACAATCCTGGTTGCAGGGACTATAATTTTATTAGCCTTTACTGACCTGGGATATCAGCAAAAGATCTGCAAGAGTTTCCGCGTAGATGTGCTTAACCCTTCTGAGCAGTCCATGATCACATCAGAGGAGATCACCAGCCTCATCATTGATAGATTCGGAGAAATAGAAGGCTCACTGATTGCCAGGATAGACCTTTATCAACTGGAAAATATGGTACAAGGCAACCCTTATGTTTCATCCTGTGAAGTATTTCAGACTATCGGGGGTAACCTGATGCTGAAGGCCAGGGTCCGGGAGCCGCTGGTCAGGGTGGTTAACCTGGAAGACAATCAGTTTTACCTTGATTTTACCGGCTGTGTCATGCCTGTAAACCCGGAACATCCTTCTCACGTCCTGATCGCCAACGGATTTATCGCTGATCAGTTTGTATCATTGGATAAAAGTGAAAGGTCGCTAAACACCTTCCCTGACAGTTCAGTATTGCACCAGGTATTCCCTGTTGCGTATTATATTTCCAAAGACGATTTTCTAAAATCCTTCATTGACCAGATTTATATCACGGAAAAAAAGGAGATAGAACTGGTACCAAAAATCGGATCACAGGCTATCATTTTCGGGAGTGCCGTTGATGCGCGCGAAAAACTGGAAAACCTGAAAACCTTCTACCAGAAAGTGATGAGTAATATGGATTGGAATACATATAAATCAATCAATTTAAAATATAAAAACCAGGTTGTTTGCTTAAAATATATTGAATATGAACAAGACTGATATCATTGTAGGTTTAGACATTGGCACAACTAAAATTGCAGCTATTGTAGGCCGGCGGAACGAACACGGCAAAATCGAGATCCTTGGCTACGGTAATACGGAGTCGATCGGAGTTAAAAGAGGTGTTGTTTCCAATATTGAAAATACGGTTCAATCCATCAGGACCGCAATTGAGCTGGCAGAGAAAAGTTCCGGTGTCGACATCAAATATGTCAATGTAGGGATAGCGGGCCAGCACATCAAGAGTTTGCAGCATAAAGGGACTATAATCAGAAAAGAAATCGAGACCGAGATAAGCCAGATGGATATTGATACGCTGCACCAGAGCATGTTCAACCTGAACATGAATCCCGGTGAGGAGATCATAGATGTAATTCCGCAGGAATACATCATCGACGGCGAAGAGGGCATCAAGCAACCGATAGGCATGCTGGGCAATACGCTGGAGGCTAATTTCCACATCATTATCGGCCAGACTGCAGCGGCCAAGAATATTTACAAGTGTGTCAGAAAGGCAAACCTGGAGGTAGTCGATCTGATCCTGGAGCCAATTGCATCCGCGGACTCCGTTTTAAGTGAAGAAGAAAAAGAAGCAGGGGTTGTCCTTGTGGATATCGGTGGCGGGACTACCGACATTGCGATTTTCCAGGATGGCATTATCAGGCACACTTCCGTTATTCCATTCGGTGGTGAAATCCTGACGGAAGATATTAAGGAAGGATGTTCGATCATTAAAAAGCATGCGGAAGAGCTTAAGATTAAATTCGGTTCGGCCTTAGCCAGCGAAAACAGGGATGATGAAGTCGTGGCTATTCCCGGCCTACGGGGAAGACAGCCCAAGGAGATCACGCTACGGAACCTCGCCAGCATCATCCAGGCCAGGATGGAAGAAATCATTGAACACATTTATTATGAGATCAAAAATTCCGGGTATGAGAAGAAACTGATCGGCGGGATAGTGCTTACCGGAGGAGGAGCTTTACTCAAACATTTAGCACAATTAACCGAATTCATGACAGGCATGGATACCAGGATCGGCTATCCAAATGAACACCTGGCACCCGGAACACCAGATGAAATGGCCAGCCCGATGTACGCAACCGGCATTGGACTGGTTATACAGGGGGTAGAGCGTTACATACGGGAGAAGGTAAGGGAGGATATCAAGAGCCCTGAAAAAGTAAAATCAGTTGAGCGGGAACAGAAAGTTGAGAAGAAATCTAAATCCAACGGATTTCTAAAAAGGATCCAGGATTGGTTTGAGGGGGATGAGTTGTAAGCCGCAGTTATCAACAATCATCTTGTTTATAATTATTCTGGAAAATAGCTAATCAAATTTATAAAACCAATACTTTTAAAATCCTGAAAACCATGAAAGAAATGATCAAATTTGATATGCCGAAAAACCAATCATCCATTATAAAAGTAATTGGTGTTGGCGGTGGCGGATCTAATGCAGTTAACCATATGTTCCGCCAGGGTATCAAAGGGGTGGATTTCATCATTTGCAATACAGACGCCCAGGCAATGGATTCTTCACCGGTTCCCACAAAAATCCAGTTAGGTGAAAAAGGTCTTGGGGCCGGTTCAATGCCCGCGGTAGGAAAAGAGTCTGCCCGGCAGAAGGTCGATCAGATCAGGGAAATCCTCGAAAAGAATACGCAGATGTTATTTATCACGGCCGGGATGGGAGGGGGAACCGGGACCGGCGCCGCTCCGGTAATCGCAGCCATTGCCAAAGAGCTGGGTATCCTTACGGTAGGCATTGTTACTATCCCTTTTACGTTTGAAGGGAAAAAACGAAAATTCCAGGCTGATGAAGGGATCCAGGAATTAAGGAAATGCGTCGACACCTTGCTGATCATCTGCAATGATAAACTCCGTGAATTATACGGTGACCTTAAACTTTCCGAAGCTTTCGACAAAGCCGATGACGTGCTGACCACAGCCGCAAGGGGCATTGCCGAAATCATTACAGTAACAGGTTATATCAATGTTGATTTTGAAGATGTCAGGACCGTGATGAACAATAGCGGCAAAGCCATTATGGGATGCGCCCAGGCAGAAGGGGAAAACAGGGCGATTGAAGCTGTGAAAGCAGCCCTTTCCTCTCCATTGCTGAATGATAATGAAATTGAAGGTGCCAGCGATGTATTGCTTTATATTACCTCCGGGCTGGAAGAAATCTCCATGGATGAAGTCACCGAAATCACAGACTATATCCAGCGGGAAGCAAAGTCGCAGGCTGAGATTATCTGGGGAAACGGATACGATGAGACACTCGGCAAGAAAATCAGCATTACCCTGATTGCAACCGGATTTGATGCTGAAAGAAAAGCTGCTGCCGGCCAGGATGTTAAGATCAGGCATGCATTGAACGATGAAATCAAAACTGAGCTGCCATTGCCTATAGCTGCTTCAAAAGAAGATTTTACAGAAATCACGGGAAGGATAGAAATTATCCGCAAACCAATCCTGGAAAACAGTATTTTCGAAGAAAGCACAGAGTCAATCCCGGTCATTGATCCTGAACCCATTACATTGATCAGCAAGCCGGAGGAGGAAGAATCCCCTGTTATCGAGGAACAACCCGTGAGTAAAGCCTGGAAAGAAGATGAAAGGACATTTGTTTTCGAGTTTTCGCAGCAGGAAGACGATGAAATCCTGGAAAAAGAAGAAATTTTAGTCACCCAGCCGGAAGCTAAAGAGAAAAAGCTTAACGGAGAGGAATTATCAGGAGAAAAATCCAGGAAGCCGGTTGAAATGAAGCCATTTGAGCTGTACATTAAAAAGCCCGGCGGCGATTCAATTCACGGGACCGATAATACTTCCACTCGCCCGTCGATCGACCTGAAATCCCAGGAAAGAATTGAACGGCTCAGAAATTTAAGCATGAAACTTAAAGATGAGAGCGCCATCGAAGAAATGGAGAACGAACCCGCCTATGTCCGCCGCAATGTAGAACTTACAAATTCTGTTCCCTCGGGTGAGGCCCGGGTTTCAAAGTATTCTCTTTATGAAGACAATGATACCAAAGGAACTGAGATAAGGTCCGGGAATTCGTTTCTGCATGATAATGTTGACTAACCTGGTGAAAAAATTACCTGGTATTCAGACCCCTAATTTCTGCCTGCAAAAAGCAGCAACGGTCAAATCCTTATCGAATCCCTGCAAATACTGCCTGATCGTTTTGGTATTATCCTTAATAAATTCCTGGTTCAGCAGGGTATTTTCCTTGTAGAATTTATTGAGCTTTCCAATCGCAATTTTTTCGAGCATATTTTCCGGTTTTCCTTCCCTGCGGGCCTGCTCCATGCCAATCTCGATTTCTTTTTCAATCGTTGTGGCATCGATATCATCGCGGTCGATGGCGATAGGGCTCATGGCTGCAATCTGCATAGCCACATCATGTGCCGCATCCGCGATCCCGGGAATACCTTTCTTGTTTAACCCAACCAGCGTAGCGAGCTTGTTTCCCAGGTGATTATATCCTGATACCAGCTCAGCGCGAACCGTGTAATAGCCTGACAGTTCAAGTTTTTCACCTATTTTACCTACCAGGTCCGTAAGGTTTTCCTCAACGGTCCTGCCATTCAGGTTCAAAGCATTCAGCTCATCCATAGAAGCAGGCTTTTTTGCAACGGCCAGATCAAGAACAGCTTTAACATAATTGATGAAATCATCGCTTTTAGCAACAAAATCAGTTTCGGAGTTCACAATTATCAGGGCGCCAAAATCATGTGTATCATTGGTTTTAGCAAGGATTATTCCTTCAGTTGCCTCACGGTCGGCACGTTTGGCGGCGATTTTCTGTCCTTTTTTACGGAGGATCTCGATGGCTTTTGTAGCATCGCCATCACTTTCGATGAGGGCAGTTTTGCAATCCATCATTCCTGCCCCGGTTATCTGTCTGAGTTTATTTACTTCAGCAGCAGTTATATTTGCCATAATAATCAGAATCTTTGTTTAGTGAATGAAATAATTACTTCTTGGGTTTAGCAAGGCCTCTGCGTGGTCTCTTATTCGTTTCAGCCATCCTGTCTTCCTCTTTCTTAACTTTTGAAAGTTTCTCGAGAGCCTTTTTACGGATACTTTCAGAATCTTCTTCATCATCCAGTCTGTCAACCAGGAATGCTGGTCCGCCGAGCCGGTCAAATTCGTCCTTGTCATCTTCTTCACCGCGGGCTTCCTTATCGATCTTTCTTTCTGCCAGTCCTTCTTCAATGGCCTGAACCATAATCCGCAGAATCAGCTCGATTGATTTTGAAGCATCATCGTTGCCCGGGATGGGGAAATCAATAATATTGGGATCAGAGTTTGTATCGACAATAGCGAAAGTCGGGATATTCAATTTTCGTGCTTCTGCAATCGCGATTTTTTCTTTCAAAATATCAACAACAAAGATAGCAGAGGGTAAACGGTTAAGATCGGCAATACTTCCAAGCTGTTTCTCCAGTTTCTGACGCTCACGGTCAATTTGAAGACGTTCGCGTTTGGAGAGGCTTTTAAAGTTGCTGGTTGCCATCAGTTTATCGAT of the Bacteroidales bacterium genome contains:
- a CDS encoding FtsW/RodA/SpoVE family cell cycle protein, producing the protein MKGDRVIWMVVVLLSLLSLLAVYSSTGTLAYKYQEGNTIYYMVKHLIILLLGFVLMYLAHKVKYTYYSRIFQIALYIAIPLLIVTLFFGKDVNEAKRALPLPFGLTFQASDLAKLTLIIYLARILTKKQEALHNFKSLLLPVMVPIILVCGLILPSNLSTAVMLFITSLLLLFIGRIRWLNLLRLVGIAAGAFALFICIMLLLPKEKQGRLETWQHRIETFSGGGTEEDQVTQSKIAVASGGVIGKMPGNSTQRNFLSHPYSDFIFAIVLEEYGLIGGSFVVLLYMILLFRAVRIVTKIPRTFGAFLTIGVAFSLVFQALINMGVAVDLLPVTGQPLPLVSMGGTSIWFTSLSIGIILSVSKEVNKGAKDEEPDEIQENYATA
- the murG gene encoding undecaprenyldiphospho-muramoylpentapeptide beta-N-acetylglucosaminyltransferase — translated: MPRPDPHIIISGGGTGGHIFPALAIARALKKKLPQAQILFIGAKGKMEMEKVPAAGFPIKGLWISGLKRELSAGNLMFPLKVMHSLFKAACIIRRFKADVAVGVGGYASGPALRAAGMLGIPTLIQEQNSFPGITNKLLGKKAEKICVAYEGMEKFFPSHKIIITGNPVRKEIIEIQGKRGEAGSHFSLNAEKKTVFVVGGSQGAYSINTCIEMLLPMLKENRVQLLWQTGRNFEQRAKDACQKIGYVNVKVVDFIQRMDLAYALADLVISRAGAIAIAELAAVSKPVIFIPLPTAAEDHQMKNARRLEAKEAAMVIIDQEAKEKLPALLLQLLRDDAHREKLEKQIGTFAIADADDKIADEIIALIKK
- the murC gene encoding UDP-N-acetylmuramate--L-alanine ligase — translated: MKFDLDQIRKVYFLGIGGIGMSALARYFQAKGMVIQGYDKTPSALTGELTNEGMIIHFEDDPSKVPGDIDLVIYTPAIPQGLEEYRFLKESGIPMFKRSQVMGKITEGKLTVAVAGTHGKTSISSLIAHILKSADYQMTALIGGISNNYQSNFITTGKEDIMVVEADEYDRSFLYLHPDIAVISAMDPDHLDIYGTAGEMNRSFNEFARNIKPDGKLIIRNGLQLSPNQTTTRVDYAADESSDISAFNLRPEKGLQLFDIFIGGHQYRDVQLQVPGKYNVENALAAVAVCLSIGVDPGKILDGIRTFTGVRRRFDIRIQQPGRVYIDDYAHHPQELEAFISAVRMLYPGKKITGLFQPHLFSRTKDFAAGFAQSLDLLDETWLLDIYPARELPVPGVTSDLILDLMHQKNKKLLSRPEVLKMLKAEKPEVFLTMGAGDIDLLIEPIIKILIS
- the ftsA gene encoding cell division protein FtsA, with protein sequence MNKTDIIVGLDIGTTKIAAIVGRRNEHGKIEILGYGNTESIGVKRGVVSNIENTVQSIRTAIELAEKSSGVDIKYVNVGIAGQHIKSLQHKGTIIRKEIETEISQMDIDTLHQSMFNLNMNPGEEIIDVIPQEYIIDGEEGIKQPIGMLGNTLEANFHIIIGQTAAAKNIYKCVRKANLEVVDLILEPIASADSVLSEEEKEAGVVLVDIGGGTTDIAIFQDGIIRHTSVIPFGGEILTEDIKEGCSIIKKHAEELKIKFGSALASENRDDEVVAIPGLRGRQPKEITLRNLASIIQARMEEIIEHIYYEIKNSGYEKKLIGGIVLTGGGALLKHLAQLTEFMTGMDTRIGYPNEHLAPGTPDEMASPMYATGIGLVIQGVERYIREKVREDIKSPEKVKSVEREQKVEKKSKSNGFLKRIQDWFEGDEL
- the ftsZ gene encoding cell division protein FtsZ, encoding MKEMIKFDMPKNQSSIIKVIGVGGGGSNAVNHMFRQGIKGVDFIICNTDAQAMDSSPVPTKIQLGEKGLGAGSMPAVGKESARQKVDQIREILEKNTQMLFITAGMGGGTGTGAAPVIAAIAKELGILTVGIVTIPFTFEGKKRKFQADEGIQELRKCVDTLLIICNDKLRELYGDLKLSEAFDKADDVLTTAARGIAEIITVTGYINVDFEDVRTVMNNSGKAIMGCAQAEGENRAIEAVKAALSSPLLNDNEIEGASDVLLYITSGLEEISMDEVTEITDYIQREAKSQAEIIWGNGYDETLGKKISITLIATGFDAERKAAAGQDVKIRHALNDEIKTELPLPIAASKEDFTEITGRIEIIRKPILENSIFEESTESIPVIDPEPITLISKPEEEESPVIEEQPVSKAWKEDERTFVFEFSQQEDDEILEKEEILVTQPEAKEKKLNGEELSGEKSRKPVEMKPFELYIKKPGGDSIHGTDNTSTRPSIDLKSQERIERLRNLSMKLKDESAIEEMENEPAYVRRNVELTNSVPSGEARVSKYSLYEDNDTKGTEIRSGNSFLHDNVD
- the tsf gene encoding translation elongation factor Ts, encoding MANITAAEVNKLRQITGAGMMDCKTALIESDGDATKAIEILRKKGQKIAAKRADREATEGIILAKTNDTHDFGALIIVNSETDFVAKSDDFINYVKAVLDLAVAKKPASMDELNALNLNGRTVEENLTDLVGKIGEKLELSGYYTVRAELVSGYNHLGNKLATLVGLNKKGIPGIADAAHDVAMQIAAMSPIAIDRDDIDATTIEKEIEIGMEQARREGKPENMLEKIAIGKLNKFYKENTLLNQEFIKDNTKTIRQYLQGFDKDLTVAAFCRQKLGV
- the rpsB gene encoding 30S ribosomal protein S2, translated to MARTTFEELLDAGVHFGHLRRKWNPNMAPFIFMERNGIHIIDLYKTMAKIEESASALKQITKSGRKVLFVATKKQAKEIVATQVQKVGMPYVVERWPGGMLTNFATIRKAVRKMGSIDKLMATSNFKSLSKRERLQIDRERQKLEKQLGSIADLNRLPSAIFVVDILKEKIAIAEARKLNIPTFAIVDTNSDPNIIDFPIPGNDDASKSIELILRIMVQAIEEGLAERKIDKEARGEEDDKDEFDRLGGPAFLVDRLDDEEDSESIRKKALEKLSKVKKEEDRMAETNKRPRRGLAKPKK